In Anabaena sphaerica FACHB-251, a genomic segment contains:
- a CDS encoding ABC transporter transmembrane domain-containing protein — protein sequence MTSAFSHEKLAAQITHALGESLSNQDLETCIQALEIIEPPIAKQFWQSTTAAPGIYLVLAGKVRLLDGENNLITTLTSGSSFGELTLFPEQEFSDYVARASVNLKIGYLPQEVINKFSAVSERLLHQAELWDTLLLLCQNSAIPRHESTEEILTALSLFAKQNLEIGSLNTQLTKDSKLLLVRQGELQHSQGTKLTPGNIFVNPQQGNWQANQPTIAYILRHSDWQTALQHWPQLSTLIEAENIPIPAPIQREVKPKSRNVIQFPQPRIQPQPQPKQHQKYFPSPTVTAGNWWRRISKRYPFFEQQSASDCGAACLVMISRYWGKNFSINRLRDLANVNRAGASMQSLTAAAESIGFATRPVKASLDKLAQQPLPAIAHWEGKHYIVVYEITKKQVIVADPAIGQRNLTIGEFKAGWTGYALLLQPTNSLKETPEANTPFWQLFELVKPHSQVLLEVFAASVLIQIFGLVTPLFTQLLLDRVIVQGSTITLNTVGFGLLIFGLFRVVINGLRQYLLDHTANRIGVALMVGFIKHTFRLPLSFFESRYVGDIVSRVQENQKIQRFLTGEALSIILDLVTVFIYVGLMFWYSPPMALLVLTIVPPFVFLALFATPFLRRISREVFSAVTQENSYLIQSLSGISSIRSMAIEQTVRWRWEELLNKLTKKNFSVQVISNQLQIISSTIQSLASTGLLWFGAWLVIQNQLTIGQLVAFNMLLGNIIQPFQRLIVLWNQLQEVIVSTERINDVLEAEVEEDLAVQPRQVLPRLRGKINFDQVTFRYHPESDINILENLSFEILPEQTVAVVGRSGSGKTTLSKLILGLYPPTDGRVLIDNQDVTSISLKSLRSQIGVVDQDTFLFGGTIRENISIAHPEAALEEIIEAAQMAGADEFIKRMAMGYETQIGEGGGMLSGGQRQRLAIARALLGNPRLLILDEATSHLDAESERIIQNNLKKILKGRTSLIIAHRLSTVRHADLIIVLDRGVLVESGTHDELIAKRGHYYYLNQQQLAATG from the coding sequence ATGACATCAGCGTTTTCTCATGAAAAGTTAGCTGCACAAATCACCCACGCTTTGGGCGAGTCTCTGTCAAATCAAGACCTAGAAACTTGTATCCAAGCATTAGAAATTATTGAGCCGCCAATAGCCAAACAATTTTGGCAATCGACAACCGCAGCACCGGGAATTTATCTTGTTTTGGCTGGTAAAGTCAGACTATTAGATGGTGAAAATAATTTAATTACCACTTTGACATCTGGTTCATCCTTTGGGGAGTTGACGTTGTTTCCCGAACAAGAGTTTAGTGATTATGTAGCGAGAGCTTCTGTTAATTTAAAAATAGGTTATCTGCCCCAGGAGGTAATTAATAAATTTTCCGCCGTATCTGAGCGCCTACTCCATCAGGCAGAACTTTGGGATACACTGCTGTTATTGTGCCAAAACTCTGCTATTCCTCGTCATGAATCAACAGAGGAAATCTTAACAGCATTATCCCTATTTGCAAAACAAAATTTAGAAATTGGTTCCTTAAATACCCAACTCACCAAAGATAGTAAACTGTTGCTAGTGCGTCAGGGAGAATTACAACATTCTCAGGGGACAAAATTAACACCTGGTAATATTTTTGTAAATCCCCAACAGGGAAATTGGCAAGCAAACCAACCAACCATAGCCTACATTTTACGTCATAGTGATTGGCAAACAGCACTACAACACTGGCCGCAACTAAGTACCTTAATTGAAGCAGAAAATATACCAATTCCCGCACCAATACAGCGCGAAGTTAAGCCCAAAAGTCGGAATGTAATTCAATTTCCCCAACCGAGAATACAACCTCAACCACAGCCCAAACAACACCAAAAATACTTTCCTAGTCCCACCGTCACCGCTGGCAATTGGTGGCGTAGAATTAGCAAACGTTACCCATTTTTTGAACAACAAAGCGCCTCAGACTGTGGTGCAGCTTGCTTAGTGATGATTAGCCGTTATTGGGGGAAGAATTTCAGCATTAATCGCTTGCGGGATCTTGCCAATGTTAACCGTGCTGGTGCATCGATGCAGAGTTTAACTGCTGCGGCTGAAAGTATTGGCTTTGCTACTCGTCCAGTGAAAGCCAGTTTAGATAAATTAGCACAACAACCCCTACCAGCGATCGCTCACTGGGAAGGTAAACATTACATCGTCGTCTATGAAATCACCAAAAAACAGGTAATAGTTGCTGATCCTGCTATCGGTCAACGCAACCTCACTATCGGGGAATTTAAAGCCGGTTGGACTGGTTATGCGTTGTTATTACAACCGACAAACTCACTCAAAGAAACCCCAGAAGCTAATACACCATTTTGGCAGTTATTTGAGTTAGTTAAACCTCACTCCCAGGTACTGCTAGAAGTATTTGCAGCTTCGGTGTTAATTCAAATATTTGGACTGGTGACACCTTTATTTACTCAACTCTTATTAGACAGAGTAATTGTTCAAGGTAGCACCATTACCTTAAACACCGTTGGGTTTGGATTGTTAATTTTTGGCTTATTTCGTGTCGTCATTAATGGACTCAGACAATATCTATTAGACCACACAGCTAACCGAATTGGTGTAGCCTTGATGGTAGGTTTTATCAAACACACATTTCGTTTACCTCTGTCATTTTTTGAATCTCGTTACGTTGGGGATATCGTTTCTCGCGTCCAAGAAAATCAAAAAATTCAGCGGTTTCTCACTGGTGAAGCACTATCTATTATTTTAGATTTGGTGACGGTCTTTATCTATGTGGGTTTGATGTTTTGGTACAGTCCACCCATGGCTTTGTTAGTGTTAACAATTGTACCACCTTTTGTATTTCTAGCCCTGTTTGCTACACCTTTTTTAAGACGCATTAGCCGTGAGGTATTTAGTGCAGTAACTCAAGAAAATAGTTACTTAATTCAAAGCTTGTCGGGAATTTCTTCCATTCGCTCAATGGCTATTGAACAAACAGTACGCTGGCGTTGGGAAGAATTGCTCAATAAATTGACCAAGAAAAATTTCAGCGTTCAGGTAATTAGTAACCAACTACAAATTATTAGTTCCACAATTCAATCTTTAGCTAGTACAGGATTGCTATGGTTTGGAGCTTGGTTAGTGATTCAAAATCAATTAACCATTGGACAATTAGTTGCTTTTAATATGTTATTAGGCAACATTATTCAACCTTTTCAGCGGTTAATTGTGTTGTGGAATCAACTACAAGAAGTAATTGTTTCCACCGAAAGAATTAATGATGTTTTAGAAGCAGAAGTAGAAGAAGATTTAGCAGTCCAGCCCCGTCAAGTTTTACCCAGATTGCGGGGTAAAATAAACTTTGATCAAGTAACATTTCGTTATCATCCAGAAAGCGATATTAACATCCTAGAAAATCTGAGTTTTGAAATTTTACCTGAACAAACTGTAGCAGTTGTGGGACGAAGTGGATCAGGAAAAACCACTCTTTCTAAGTTGATTTTGGGTTTATATCCGCCGACTGATGGCAGAGTATTGATTGACAATCAAGATGTGACTAGTATTTCTCTAAAATCACTGCGATCGCAAATAGGAGTTGTTGACCAAGATACATTTTTATTTGGCGGTACAATTCGGGAAAATATTAGCATTGCTCATCCAGAAGCTGCCCTAGAAGAAATTATAGAAGCAGCACAAATGGCAGGCGCAGATGAGTTTATTAAACGCATGGCTATGGGTTATGAAACCCAAATTGGTGAAGGTGGAGGAATGTTATCAGGGGGACAACGTCAACGTCTAGCTATAGCTCGTGCATTATTAGGAAATCCGCGCCTTTTAATATTAGATGAAGCTACCAGTCATCTTGATGCTGAATCTGAGCGAATTATTCAGAACAATCTCAAAAAGATCCTCAAAGGACGCACAAGTTTAATTATTGCTCATCGCCTTTCCACCGTGCGTCATGCTGACCTGATTATAGTTTTAGATCGCGGCGTTTTAGTTGAAAGCGGTACTCACGACGAATTAATCGCCAAAAGAGGACATTATTACTATCTCAATCAACAACAACTAGCGGCGACAGGCTAA
- a CDS encoding T3SS effector HopA1 family protein, which translates to MQLLDSLQSQLSQLPQQLQTSLQDIVNNIEIESHHCIKHPNYKSLELPESVVSRFEKLPLEMQQQHLKLQLRNFLYSAYYNVASQPILSPEQEETNGKSDPNLENKSLFGVDLEFYDRLHTRNKSEGYWSHNWQVVREETDGTLAVHKNGLTLHVDPNWHLLPTHHGVTVGKFVSIKMPKNLVQNGFYMAVANAGSQNNHEITRIYFNLTPEGAAAVMESLTEQLNNIGISFSFKALYNPSDYRRYDSAVLYFNKGKYEVVHPILQKIYAENQFYFQEQVPLFTKLLAPGLACAEEPEQKFGEQESFGTHRCQIIANGLIAAWQQGDDSPESRMASIFKHFSSQKIQLQCPYLNPRSKDVYTPLF; encoded by the coding sequence ATGCAACTATTAGATTCACTACAGTCTCAACTTTCACAACTGCCCCAGCAATTGCAGACATCATTACAAGATATTGTCAATAACATTGAAATTGAATCTCACCACTGTATCAAGCATCCAAATTACAAATCGTTAGAATTGCCAGAGTCAGTTGTCTCTCGCTTTGAGAAGTTACCATTAGAGATGCAGCAACAGCATTTGAAGTTACAATTGCGTAATTTTCTATACAGTGCTTATTATAACGTTGCTTCACAACCTATCCTCAGTCCTGAGCAAGAGGAAACAAATGGTAAATCTGACCCAAATCTCGAAAATAAGAGTTTATTCGGCGTAGATTTAGAATTCTATGATCGCTTACATACCAGGAACAAAAGTGAAGGCTACTGGAGTCATAACTGGCAGGTAGTCAGGGAAGAAACAGATGGCACTTTGGCAGTGCATAAAAATGGGTTAACACTGCACGTTGATCCAAACTGGCATCTGTTACCAACACACCACGGAGTAACTGTTGGTAAGTTTGTATCTATCAAAATGCCGAAGAATTTGGTGCAAAATGGATTTTATATGGCTGTAGCTAATGCAGGCTCCCAAAATAATCATGAGATTACGCGAATTTACTTTAACTTAACTCCAGAAGGGGCCGCAGCCGTTATGGAAAGTTTAACAGAACAACTAAATAATATCGGCATTTCTTTTTCGTTTAAAGCCCTATATAATCCTTCCGATTATCGACGTTATGATTCAGCCGTTCTTTACTTTAACAAAGGCAAATATGAGGTAGTTCACCCAATTTTACAAAAAATCTATGCGGAAAATCAATTCTATTTTCAGGAGCAAGTACCTTTATTTACTAAGCTGTTAGCACCGGGGTTAGCTTGCGCTGAAGAACCAGAGCAAAAATTTGGTGAGCAAGAAAGTTTTGGTACGCATCGCTGTCAAATTATCGCTAATGGTTTAATTGCTGCTTGGCAGCAAGGTGATGATAGCCCAGAAAGTCGTATGGCCTCTATTTTTAAACATTTTTCATCACAGAAAATTCAATTACAATGTCCTTATCTCAATCCCAGGTCTAAGGATGTTTACACTCCTTTGTTTTAG
- a CDS encoding peptidylprolyl isomerase: MSKVISVSPVDILYHIKISCQIPNILEAIAARKIIADIADKEGIEIETEELQQAADNLRLANKLIKAEETWTWLNKHYLSLDNFEEIAYTNLLSAKLANHLFADKVEPFFYAHQLDYTAAVTYEVILDDEDLALEIFYALQEGEISFHQIARQYIQNPELRRAGGYQGIRQRSDFRPEIAAAIFAATPPQILKPIITHKGAHIIMVEEIIKPQLNEQMRLKIMGELFTNWLNQQVNTLEIVAQLEEDKNYQSSPQILSEAS; this comes from the coding sequence ATGTCAAAAGTTATAAGTGTTTCTCCTGTAGATATTCTTTACCATATTAAGATATCGTGCCAAATTCCTAATATCCTAGAAGCGATCGCCGCCAGAAAAATTATTGCTGATATTGCTGATAAAGAGGGTATTGAGATCGAAACAGAGGAACTGCAACAAGCAGCAGATAACCTACGATTAGCCAACAAACTGATTAAAGCAGAAGAAACGTGGACATGGTTAAACAAACATTATCTTTCTTTGGATAACTTTGAAGAAATAGCCTATACCAACTTACTTTCTGCAAAGTTAGCAAATCATTTATTTGCAGATAAAGTGGAACCGTTTTTTTATGCTCACCAACTCGACTACACAGCAGCAGTGACATATGAAGTCATATTAGATGATGAAGATTTAGCATTGGAAATATTTTATGCTCTGCAAGAAGGAGAAATAAGTTTCCACCAAATCGCTCGTCAATATATCCAAAATCCAGAACTTCGTCGTGCTGGAGGATATCAAGGTATCCGACAACGTAGCGATTTTAGACCAGAAATTGCTGCGGCCATTTTTGCTGCTACCCCCCCCCAGATTCTCAAACCAATCATTACACATAAAGGAGCGCATATCATTATGGTTGAAGAAATTATCAAACCCCAGTTAAATGAACAGATGCGCTTAAAAATTATGGGAGAGTTATTTACAAATTGGTTAAATCAACAGGTGAACACGTTAGAAATTGTCGCCCAGTTAGAAGAAGATAAAAATTATCAATCTTCTCCACAAATATTGAGTGAAGCCAGCTAA
- a CDS encoding HetP family heterocyst commitment protein has translation MIQENFEQNQQLDKIFKHSQFQEIIKAIIFGKYSWACVLFLHYSGCDPLDYIPQETYSQLVQDNYIFTGNNHDSTPDKKLKFPGIRLSWIKFISDKHSSN, from the coding sequence ATGATTCAAGAAAATTTTGAGCAAAATCAACAGCTAGATAAGATTTTTAAACATTCACAATTTCAAGAAATTATCAAAGCTATTATTTTTGGTAAATATTCCTGGGCTTGTGTTTTATTCCTCCATTATTCTGGATGCGATCCTCTAGACTACATCCCCCAGGAAACTTATAGCCAATTAGTCCAGGACAACTATATCTTTACTGGAAATAATCATGATTCAACCCCTGATAAAAAATTGAAATTTCCTGGCATACGATTAAGCTGGATTAAGTTTATTAGCGATAAACATAGCTCAAATTAA
- a CDS encoding helix-turn-helix domain-containing protein, with protein MSSSSQKDKVSELYDAHESKFLTAFQRKALLKNLQADLQPEYRRRIEIMLLADMGKSQSRICEIIGCSQEMARYWIGIAEAGMAHKWNERRIGRPKTVNNQYIERLKELVSHSPREYGYAFGYWTAQWLSKHLANELGIEISDRHINRLLKQMGLSTKRKSSPQPQTLQNQDASITICDLQSRSEPSFNWSFNLIQTNN; from the coding sequence ATGTCATCCTCTTCTCAAAAAGACAAAGTTTCTGAACTTTATGATGCACACGAGAGCAAGTTTTTAACGGCTTTTCAGCGTAAGGCGCTGTTAAAAAATTTGCAAGCTGATTTACAACCAGAATATCGACGACGCATTGAAATTATGTTGTTAGCAGATATGGGTAAATCTCAATCTCGTATCTGTGAAATAATTGGTTGTTCTCAGGAGATGGCGCGGTATTGGATTGGTATAGCTGAGGCTGGTATGGCTCATAAATGGAATGAAAGAAGGATAGGTAGACCAAAGACTGTTAATAATCAATATATTGAGAGATTGAAAGAATTGGTGAGTCATAGTCCCCGTGAATATGGCTATGCTTTTGGTTACTGGACTGCTCAATGGTTGAGTAAACATTTAGCAAATGAATTAGGGATTGAAATTAGCGATCGCCATATTAATCGCCTACTTAAACAAATGGGACTTTCTACCAAACGCAAAAGTTCCCCCCAACCCCAAACTCTGCAAAATCAGGATGCTAGTATCACGATTTGCGATTTGCAATCTCGCTCCGAACCTAGTTTTAATTGGTCATTTAATTTGATTCAGACCAATAACTAA
- a CDS encoding phosphotransferase family protein, with translation MPFLLSSQTVFPYLISQGLCTQEEQSLSKIELKSAKNFNLLVSLPDGRQLLVKQERLNREGKTRGEFLDEWQVHNFFQTFPEISHLRSSLSEAIHFDAENSIIIFNYLNDYRDLAEFHAKENLFPTQIARSIGENLASIHRLTLERQEYQQFFQTSEVTIKQTNPNLAGGLNRITPEMFGLVPSDGLKFFALYQRYDNLGKAIADLSEAFNPCCLTHNDLKLNNILLSLNWETAIFQESFLDEKIIRLIDWERGTWGDPVSDLGAIIASYLQIWLYSMVTSKTVPIEESLRLAAIPLHLLQPSIAELVTAYLANFPEILERRPDFLQLVVQFSGFSLIRSIQAKLQHERTFGNSGICILQVAKSLLCRPQASMTTIFGMEASDLIPTSLSIPVT, from the coding sequence ATGCCATTTCTTTTAAGTTCTCAAACCGTTTTTCCTTATCTCATTTCCCAAGGACTGTGTACTCAGGAAGAACAGTCATTGAGTAAAATTGAGCTAAAATCTGCTAAGAATTTTAATTTATTAGTTAGCTTGCCCGATGGCCGTCAGTTGCTGGTAAAGCAAGAACGTCTCAACCGAGAAGGTAAAACTCGTGGTGAGTTTTTAGATGAATGGCAAGTTCATAATTTTTTCCAGACCTTTCCAGAAATCAGTCATCTGCGCTCGTCTTTATCAGAAGCCATTCATTTTGATGCTGAAAACTCTATCATTATTTTCAATTATCTCAATGACTATCGTGACCTAGCAGAATTTCATGCTAAAGAGAATTTATTCCCTACTCAAATTGCTCGGTCGATTGGAGAGAATTTAGCATCAATTCATCGTTTAACTCTAGAGCGTCAAGAATATCAGCAATTCTTCCAAACTTCGGAAGTGACGATCAAGCAGACAAATCCTAACTTGGCTGGGGGGTTAAATAGAATTACTCCAGAAATGTTTGGTTTAGTTCCGTCCGATGGGTTGAAATTCTTTGCACTTTATCAACGTTATGATAATCTGGGAAAAGCGATCGCAGATTTGAGTGAGGCTTTTAACCCTTGTTGTTTAACTCACAACGATCTCAAACTCAACAATATTCTTCTCTCCTTAAATTGGGAAACAGCAATATTTCAAGAATCTTTCTTGGATGAAAAGATTATTCGCTTAATTGACTGGGAACGTGGTACTTGGGGAGATCCGGTCAGTGATTTAGGCGCAATCATCGCTAGTTACTTACAAATCTGGCTATATAGTATGGTAACTAGTAAAACAGTACCGATTGAAGAGTCTTTACGTTTAGCGGCAATTCCCTTGCATCTGCTACAACCTTCAATAGCAGAATTGGTTACTGCTTATTTAGCTAACTTTCCCGAAATTTTAGAGCGTCGTCCTGATTTCTTGCAATTAGTTGTGCAGTTCAGCGGGTTCTCTTTAATTAGGTCTATTCAAGCGAAACTGCAACATGAAAGAACCTTTGGTAATTCGGGTATCTGCATTCTCCAAGTGGCCAAGAGTTTATTGTGTCGTCCGCAAGCATCTATGACCACAATTTTTGGGATGGAAGCTTCAGATCTAATACCCACAAGCTTATCAATACCTGTCACCTAA
- a CDS encoding HlyD family efflux transporter periplasmic adaptor subunit, whose amino-acid sequence MPQSTYNSSSAFVISEQAHSSGIQHEKQTATKENDWFYGTEELLDALPKVWTRSMLYLLISFTAVALPWTMFSQVDETGNASGRIEPKGATQKLDSAVTGSVIAVNIKEGTTVKAGQVLVEIESELLQTELQQTQAKIEGLVNRQAQLELLKNQVLLAINIQEQQNQSQQLEKLAQLNQARENVDAKQSAYHLQGLERLAQVEQVKQNINSTEIAHRLAKSRLNRDLLEVSRYRLLLQEGAIPQTRFVELEKTAEDSQRLEEEAKANIKQAQLRLQEELSRYNSIRSQAQSDIQQAKLRLQEQESSYQSVVQAGKLTLLKNQEQLKDLQTQITSLQSEITQTKSQIKSLELQLQQRVVRSPIDGTIFELPVKKPGSVVQPGQMLAQIAPKGAALILKAQMPSQQSGFVKVGMPVKIKFDAYPFQEYGVTQGRVTWISPDAKVPENSPNRLETYQLEIALEQPYIQAGNKRIPLAPGQTATAEVIVRQRRVIDFILDPFKKLQNNGLDL is encoded by the coding sequence ATGCCACAATCAACTTACAATTCATCATCAGCCTTTGTTATATCAGAACAGGCTCATTCTTCTGGTATTCAACATGAAAAACAGACAGCAACCAAAGAGAATGATTGGTTTTATGGTACTGAAGAATTATTAGATGCTTTACCGAAAGTATGGACACGCTCCATGCTGTATTTACTGATTAGTTTTACAGCAGTAGCCTTACCTTGGACAATGTTTTCCCAAGTTGATGAAACTGGAAATGCTAGTGGCAGAATAGAACCCAAAGGTGCAACCCAAAAATTAGATAGTGCAGTTACTGGGAGTGTTATTGCTGTCAATATTAAAGAAGGAACAACCGTTAAAGCCGGACAGGTTTTAGTGGAAATTGAATCCGAACTTTTGCAAACAGAACTGCAACAAACTCAGGCTAAAATAGAAGGTTTAGTGAATCGTCAAGCACAATTAGAATTACTCAAAAATCAGGTATTACTGGCGATAAATATCCAAGAACAACAAAATCAGTCTCAACAATTAGAAAAACTCGCTCAACTTAATCAAGCAAGAGAAAACGTAGATGCTAAACAAAGTGCATACCATTTGCAAGGATTGGAAAGACTTGCTCAAGTTGAGCAAGTAAAACAGAACATAAATTCTACCGAAATTGCCCATCGTTTAGCTAAAAGTCGTTTGAATCGAGATTTATTAGAAGTTTCTCGCTATCGTCTACTGTTACAGGAAGGTGCAATTCCTCAAACCAGATTTGTGGAATTAGAAAAGACGGCAGAAGACAGCCAAAGGTTGGAGGAAGAAGCTAAAGCTAATATCAAACAGGCTCAGTTGCGTCTACAGGAAGAGTTAAGCCGATATAACTCAATTAGGAGTCAAGCTCAATCAGATATTCAACAGGCAAAACTGCGTTTACAAGAACAGGAAAGTAGCTATCAAAGTGTAGTGCAAGCAGGTAAATTAACACTGCTGAAAAATCAGGAACAGCTTAAAGATTTGCAGACGCAAATTACGTCACTGCAATCAGAAATTACTCAAACCAAGAGTCAGATTAAATCATTGGAGTTGCAGTTACAACAGCGAGTAGTGCGATCGCCGATTGATGGCACAATCTTTGAATTACCTGTTAAAAAGCCTGGTTCTGTTGTTCAACCAGGACAAATGTTAGCGCAAATTGCACCCAAAGGTGCTGCTTTAATTTTGAAAGCACAAATGCCCAGTCAACAAAGTGGTTTTGTGAAGGTAGGAATGCCAGTAAAAATCAAGTTTGATGCTTATCCTTTCCAAGAATATGGTGTTACCCAAGGGCGTGTTACCTGGATTTCACCTGATGCCAAAGTTCCAGAAAATAGCCCAAATCGCTTAGAAACATATCAGTTAGAAATTGCCTTGGAACAACCTTATATCCAAGCTGGTAACAAACGTATTCCTTTAGCACCAGGTCAGACAGCAACCGCAGAAGTTATTGTGCGTCAACGTCGCGTTATTGATTTTATCTTAGATCCATTCAAAAAGCTGCAAAACAATGGTCTAGACCTTTAG